In Trifolium pratense cultivar HEN17-A07 linkage group LG7, ARS_RC_1.1, whole genome shotgun sequence, a genomic segment contains:
- the LOC123893657 gene encoding uncharacterized protein LOC123893657 produces the protein MPSGPKKRKAARRKKEKENNNININLSSTNNPLHGNDDLKSQNEVEERGQSAVRPNASDVKSVEEVCGDFNIEKVLGGKEDRAVTIKRDLKSEDSYENENGRREHIETVTESCYENGNGGGISNGKSLAEKNSKDELYNFLEEETVRHELVKSDDSSPSNMTAVKINPFVQLEETGGNSVVKDSVNSVKTVASMSEAEKCDTGLAPLPEVIDLAGKMNEDSVYPLTNENATSSLEEPKPKESNSEVLTSSSNDAVHTKDSETPKSSKNQPSISSAPNLVRKTSWWSCCGIFEVLSGSDR, from the exons ATGCCTTCAGGTCCTAAGAAGAGAAAAGCTGCTAGGAGAAAgaaggaaaaggaaaacaacaacattaacatCAACCTTTCATCAACCAATAACCCTCTTCATG GAAATGATGATTTGAAGTCCCAAAATGAGGTGGAAGAGAGAGGCCAATCAGCTGTTCGACCAAATGCTTCTGATGTGAAATCTGTGGAAGAAGTTTGTGGCGATTTCAACATTGAAAAAGTGTTAGGAGGGAAGGAGGACAGGGCTGTTACGATAAAGAGAGATTTGAAATCCGAGGATAGTTATGAGAATGAAAATGGAAGGCGTGAGCATATTGAAACTGTGACCGAATCATGTTATGAGAATGGGAATGGCGGTGGTATTTCTAATGGCAAATCCTTGGCTGAGAAGAACTCAAAAGACGAGCTTTATAATTTCCTTGAAGAGGAAACCGTACGTCACGAATTGGTCAAATCGGATGATTCTTCACCTTCCAATATGACTGCGGTTAAAATAAATCCATTTGTTCAACTTGAAGAGACTGGTGGCAATTCTGTGGTCAAAGATTCTGTTAATTCAGTAAAGACTGTGGCTTCTATGTCTGAGGCAGAAAAGTGTGATACTGGACTTGCCCCTCTTCCAGAAGTGATTGATCTTGCTGGTAAGATGAATGAGGATAGTGTATATCCCTTAACAAATGAGAATGCTACATCAAGTTTGGAGGAACCTAAGCCAAAGGAATCTAACAGTGAAGTGTTAACTTCATCATCTAATGATGCAGTACATACTAAGGATTCTGAGACCCCAAAAAGCTCCAAAAATCAG CCTTCAATAAGCTCAGCTCCAAATTTGGTGCGAAAGACTTCATGGTGGAGTTGCTGTGGAATATTTGAAGTTCTGTCAGGTTCAGATAGATAA
- the LOC123893658 gene encoding membrane protein PM19L-like produces the protein MKSIAKLLLGLNFCMYVIVLGIGAWAMNRAIDHGFIIGPELQLPAHFSPIFFPMGNASTGFFVTISLLAGVVGVASAISGINHIWSWTAESLPSAASIATLAWTLTLLAMGFAWKEIELQIRNARLKTMEAFLIILSVTQLLYIVAIHGAAAYNIYT, from the exons ATGAAATCAATAGCAAAACTTCTCTTGGGGTTGAATTTTTGCATGTATGTCATTGTTTTAGGCATTGGTGCATGGGCAATGAATAGAGCAATAGATCATGGTTTTATTATAG GTCCGGAATTACAACTTCCAGCTCATTTTTCACCCATTTTCTTCCCAATGGGAAATGCTTCAACTGGATTCTTTGTAACAATTTCTTTGTTGGCTGGAGTGGTTGGTGTTGCATCAGCAATTTCAGGAATCAATCATATCTGGTCATGGACTGCTGAGAGTTTGCCATCGGCTGCTTCCATTGCCACCTTGGCTTGGACTCTTACACTCCTTGCCATGGG CTTTGCCTGGAAAGAGATTGAGCTTCAAATTAGAAATGCTCGCCTG AAAACCATGGAGGCTTTCCTAATCATCCTTTCAGTTACACAGCTTCTCTACATAGTTGCTATTCATGGTGCTGctgcatataatatatatacttgA
- the LOC123893659 gene encoding uncharacterized protein LOC123893659, protein MRTEVFQTANIYRHLLKAVKKHIGKEENKRHFLEYVTSEFHKNRNLSDGVAVQQKIKLARDYAFLLNSVHHHKDLLFSYNIAIDRSDEVKRTLGKSAASVGLQLPEVYRS, encoded by the exons ATGAGAACCGAAGTCTTCCAAACAGCTAACATCTATCGCCATCTTCTCAAGGCAGTCAAGAAGCATATTGGGAAAGAAGAGAACAAGAGAcattttttagaatatgtaaCCTCCGAATTCCACAAGAACCGAAATCTGTCTGATGGTGTGGCTGTCCAACAGAAAATAAAGCTTGCTCGCGATTATGCTTTCCTGCTTAACAGTGTGCACCATCACAAg GATTTGCTTTTCTCATATAACATTGCAATTGATAGATCAGATGAAGTGAAAAGGACACTTGGAAAATCTGCTGCAAGTGTTGGTCTTCAGCTTCCTGAGGTTTATCGATCATAA
- the LOC123893661 gene encoding serine/threonine-protein kinase Aurora-2 codes for MAIATETQPQPQQHTASSEVSGSAKEQRRWTLNDFDIGKPLGRGKFGHVYLAREKTSNHIVALKVLFKSQLQQSQVEHQLRREVEIQSHLRHPHILRLYGYFYDQKRVYLILEYAPKGELYKELQKCKYFSERRAATYVASLARALIYCHGKHVIHRDIKPENLLVGAQGELKIADFGWSVHTFNRRRTMCGTLDYLPPEMVESVEHDASVDIWSLGVLCYEFLYGIPPFEAKEHSDTYRRIIQVDLKFPPKPIVSSAAKDLISQMLVKDSSQRLPLHKLLEHPWIVQNAEPSGIYRS; via the exons ATGGCCATCGCAACAGAAACTCAACCTCAGCCGCAACAACACACG GCTTCTTCGGAGGTTTCAGGTTCAGCTAAGGAGCAAAGAAGGTGGACTCTAAATGATTTTGATATCGGAAAACCTCTTGGAAGGGGAAAATTCGGCCATGTCTATTTGGCCAGAGAAAAAACT AGTAATCATATTGTTGCTCTGAAAGTACTCTTTAAGAGCCAATTGCAACAATCCCAAGTTGAGCATCAGCTTCGGCGAGAAGTTGAGATACAGAGTCATCTCCGACACCCCCATATCTTGCGACTCTATGGTTACTTCTATGATCAG AAACGAGTTTACTTGATTTTAGAGTATGCACCCAAAGGTGAACTTTACAAGGAATTGCAGAAATGCAAATATTTCAGTGAAAGACGTGCAGCTACC TATGTTGCATCATTGGCCCGGGCTCTTATATATTGCCATGGAAAGCATGTAATACACAGGGACATTAAACCGGAGAATCTTCTTGTTGGTGCACAG GGTGAACTGAAGATAGCAGATTTTGGGTGGTCAGTGCACACATTCAATCGCAGGCGGACCATGTGCGGCACACTGGATTACCTTCCTCCTGAGATGG TGGAGAGTGTGGAGCATGATGCAAGTGTGGATATATGGAGCCTTGGTGTCCTTTGCTATGAGTTTCTTTATGGAATCCCCCCTTTTGAGGCTAAAGAACATTCTGATACTTATAGGAG GATAATTCAAGTGGATCTCAAGTTCCCTCCTAAACCAATTGTTTCTTCTGCTGCGAAAGACCTCATCAGCCAG ATGCTGGTCAAGGATTCCTCTCAAAGACTTCCATTGCACAAACTCCTGGAACACCCTTGGATTGTTCAGAATGCGGAGCCCTCCGGTATATACAGAAGCTAG
- the LOC123893662 gene encoding ATP-dependent 6-phosphofructokinase 6-like translates to MASSESTTQMKVVHGDAGYILEDVPHLSDYVPNLPTYPNPLRSNPAYSVVKQYFVHMEDTVPQKVVVHKDGPRGVHFRRAGPRQKVYFRSDDVVACIVTCGGLCPGLNTVIREIVCGLSYMYGVDKVLGIDGGYRGFYSKNTIDLTPKVVNDIHKRGGTILGTSRGGHDTSKIVDSIQDRGINQVYIIGGDGTQRGAAVIYEEVRRRGLKVSIAGIPKTIDNDIPVIDRSFGFDTAVEEAQRAINAAHVEAESVENGIGVVKLMGRYSGFIAMYATLASRDVDCCLIPESPFHLEGKGGLFEFTKKRLKENGHMVIVIAEGAGQDLLTESMQDVDQKDASGNKLLQDVGLWISHKIKDHFAKENKMAIVLKYIDPTYMIRAIPSNASDSVYCTLLAQSAVHGAMAGYTGFTAGLVNGRHTYIPLNRITERMNKVVITDRMWARLLSSTTQPSFLKPKDVHEVKKAEQPPAQLLEGGNCNGGAEEAKKVEQIPTQLLESKIN, encoded by the exons ATGGCGTCAAGCGAATCTACTACTCAGATGAAGGTCGTCCATGGCGACGCCGGTTACATACTCGAAGACGTTCCTCATCTCTCCGACTACGTTCCAAATCTTCCT ACGTATCCGAATCCGCTTCGATCCAATCCAGCTTATTCGGTTGTTAA GCAGTATTTCGTGCACATGGAAGATACCGTTCCTCAGAAG GTTGTTGTCCACAAGGATGGTCCTAGAGGTGTTCATTTTCGGCGTGCAGGACCTCGACAAAAG GTATATTTTAGATCAGATGATGTTGTTGCGTGTATTGTCACGTGTGGTGGTCTCTGCCCTGGCCTCAACACTGTCATAAGGGAAATTGTCTGTGGCCTTTCTTACATGTACGGTGTCGACAAAGTCCTTGGCATAGAT GGTGGTTATAGAGGTTTTTATTCAAAGAACACCATTGATTTAACTCCTAAAGTGGTGAATGACATCCATAAGCGCGGAGGAACAATTCTTGGGACATCCCGAGGTGGGCATGATACTAGCAAGATAGTTGACAGCATCCAGGATCGGGGAATTAATCAGGTTTATATTATTGGAGGGGATGGAACACAACGAGGAGCGGCTGTGATTTACGAG GAAGTTAGACGGCGTGGTCTGAAAGTATCAATTGCTGGAATTCCTAAAACCATAGATAATGACATCCCG GTTATTGACAGGTCCTTTGGTTTTGATACTGCGGTTGAGGAGGCTCAACGTGCCATTAATGCAGCACATGTTGAAGCTGAAAGTGTTGAGAATGGCATTGGTGTTGTAAAGCTAATGGGTCGATACAGTG GTTTTATTGCGATGTATGCTACTCTTGCTAGCAGAGATGTGGACTGTTGCTTGATTCCAGAGTCACCTTTCCACCTTGAAGGAAAGGGAGGACTTTTTGAATTTACTAAGAAAAGGCTGAAAGAAAATGGACATATGGTCATAGTCATAGCTGAGGGGGCAGGGCAAGATCTTCTTACAGAAAGCATGCAAGACGTGGACCAGAAGGATGCTTCCGGAAACAAGCTACTTCAAGATGTTGGTTTATGGATATCTCATAAGATCAAG GATCATTTTGCAAAGGAGAATAAGATGGCCATTGTTCTTAAATATATAG ATCCAACTTACATGATCCGGGCAATTCCAAGCAATGCATCGGACAGTGTTTACTGCACACTTCTTGCTCAAAGTGCAGTTCACGGTGCAATGGCAGGATATACTGGATTCACGGCTGGACTTGTCAATGGCAGGCATACTTATATTCCATTGAAT AGAATCACTGAGAGGATGAACAAGGTTGTGATTACTGACAGAATGTGGGCAAGGCTGCTTTCTTCAACGACCCAGCCAAGCTTTTTGAAACCCAAAGATGTTCATGAAGTCAAGAAAGCAGAACAACCTCCGGCTCAGTTGTTAGAAGGGGGCAATTGCAATGGTGGTGCTGAGGAAGCGAAGAAAGTAGAACAAATTCCCACACAGTTGTTAGAATCCAAGATAAACTAA